AGCCGGCGGCGGCCTGGCTCTCATGCCGCGTTGGACCGCGCGTCCCCACCCCGCGGTCGTCCTCAAACCGCTCAGCGGTGTACACACCCACCGCCACATCGACGTACTGCACCGTCCCGAACGCATCGCCCGCAATGCCGTGCGCACGGTTCTCGCCGAGCTGCACCGCGCCGCCGTAGTGGTCCAGACCCGGGACAACAAGGTGCAGTCAGGCGCCGACGACCACGGTGACTGAATGTGGACCCTGATCAGGGTGAAGGACTCTCGGCCGTGCAGTCGGCGCTCAATCGTCATACCCCTGCCGAGGCGCTGACCGAGCTGCTGTCAGACGGGCAGCGCGAATTCATGGAGGCGACTGCCGCAGCCGCGATCTGGTCGAAGCCTCGGCATGCGCCAAGGCGGCCGACAGTGTTGACCTCCTCGACTTGGAGCCTCGTGGGCCATCTGCTGAACGCGCTCGGCTCCTCCGGAGGCAGCTCACCGATCGCCGGGACGTGGTGACGCAGGGCAGTTGGACCACGGGCAGTTCCTGCGTGCTGATGACCGCCCCCCGACCCGGATCACTGGCGTCGGGCCGAAACGGTGACGACCCACCAGATCGTTTGCGCTTCAGTCGGCATCTTCGGCATTCGCGAAGTGTGAAGGTCAGCAGTCGCTCATGGCTGCTGCTGGATCGACTACTGCAGAAAGCCGAGACCTGACGCCCGTCGACACCCCGTCAGCGCAAGGTCGTTGACCCAGTAGCACCACCCGCGCCTCCCCGCGGTATCGTCATGGACGGCAGATGCCCCACGCAGGGCGTCACCTCCCAAACTGCGGCGGGACCGGCCTCTCACTCGGATGACGGGCGTGTGTCCGCGCCGGCCCCAGGCGCAGGCGCGAGGCGGCGTCATGGAGAATCCGGACTCGTCGCTGAGTAGGCCCGGGGCGCAGTGCCGGGATTGCTCCCGGTCCGTTTCCCCGGACCTCTCGCCGAACCCGCCGTGCCTGTTACCAGGCAACGGGCTCTCCACGGTCTCTGCCGTCAGGTGGTTGCAGGTGCCCAGGGGGTGGGGATCTTGTTGCCGCGGTAGCGATACCGGGTGACCAAAATCGCGCTGGTCTTCCGCAACTCGATCCCGTCCGCGCTGATCGGCAGCCACCGCCCGGTGGGGGTGGTGAGCCGTCTTCGGACGTCCGACCAGCTCCAGTGATGCCGCGTCCTCAGCAGCCGGACGAGCCTCCACCAGACGAGGTCGTCCAGCTTGCTGAAAATGCGTTTCGCAACGGCATACCTGAAGTAGTTGGCCCAGCCGAGAGTGATCCGGTTGCGATTGATCAGCACCACGGCAAGGTCCTGCTGCGACGTTCTGTGGGTGAGGTATCGGATCTTCGCCTTCACCGACCTATTGTGATGAGCCGGATTGGCGGGAGTTCCGATACGCCTGAACCAATCCGCGCTGGGAAGGAGGAACCGACCAGTGGGCGCAACGCGTTCAGGCCGCTCGGCGGGGCGCGCACCCCGAAGCGGGTCCACCAGTGCCGGGGAGGCTGGCCCCGGGCATGAAAAAGCCTCCCCGACGGATGGGGATCCGCACCGGGAAAGCTCACGTGATGACCAGCAATTTAGCAGGGCAGGGCAGCAAGGGCGTCCGCCAGCAGGTCATCGGATACGGGGGCTTCGGGCACGGGTGTCCCAGTGGTAGAGGGACCAGGCACGTCGGATGAGGCAGCGGACCGCCCCAGCACCGCACCCGGACAGGCCGCCCGCCCTGCGGTCGTACGGGCCTCGACCCGGACGACCGTGTCGATCACCTCGACCGATTCCACCAACACGCCCTCGACCGAGGAAAGGGGTGTGGTGGCTGAGCCTGTTCGTGTGCGCAGGTTGACCGACCAGGAAGGGCAGAAGCTGCAGCACATCGTGCGCCGGGGCAGCACCAGCTCGGTGCGGTACCGGCGCGCGATGATGCTGCTCGCTTCGGCCGGCGGCAACCGGGTGCCCGTGATCGCAAAGCTGGTGCAAGCCGACGAGGACACCGTCCGGGACGTGATCCATCGGTTCAACGAGATCGGCCCGGCCTGCCTGGACCCTCGGTGGGCGGGAGGCCGTCCCCGCCTGCTCAGCCCTGACGACGAGGACTTCGTCGTGGCGACGGCCACCACCCGCCCGACCAAGCTCGGTCAGCCCTTCACCCGATGGTCCATCCGCAAACTCGCCGCCTACCTGCGGAAAGTGCACGTCCGCGTGATCAGGATCGGACACGAGGCGTTACGGTGCCTGCTCGC
This genomic window from Streptomyces sp. DG2A-72 contains:
- a CDS encoding group II intron maturase-specific domain-containing protein; amino-acid sequence: MKAKIRYLTHRTSQQDLAVVLINRNRITLGWANYFRYAVAKRIFSKLDDLVWWRLVRLLRTRHHWSWSDVRRRLTTPTGRWLPISADGIELRKTSAILVTRYRYRGNKIPTPWAPATT